A genomic segment from Nicotiana sylvestris chromosome 1, ASM39365v2, whole genome shotgun sequence encodes:
- the LOC138870814 gene encoding uncharacterized protein, with protein MCMPKLAEGLNLTNLKLWNKAAITKICWDLKTKKDTLWINWIHEYYITAQNLESMTIPQQASWMVKKILKARDELGYVQAEYLKNKSMIRSIYLKMVGELPNVSWKRIMCGNEARPKAVFITWLQQQDRLLTAARLESWGIQVENNYVMCKEIAKTRDYLFAECAVRRQVWKKLMQWLQITWVDMSTYNQMQQWIEQNTKGKNMKAKLVKLVFTEYVYAFWIERSNMLFSHKDNTCEIMAREIAYTCHV; from the coding sequence ATGTGCATGCCAAAGTTAGCAGAGGGATTAAATCTCACAAATCTTAAATTGTGGAACAAAGCAGCCATAACAAAGATTTGTTGGGACTTGAAGACTAAGAAAGACACTTTGTGGATTAACTGGATTCATGAATACTACATAACAGCACAAAATTTGGAGAGTATGACTATCCCCCAACAAGCTAGTTGGATGGTCAAGAAAATACTCAAAGCAAGAGATGAATTGGGATATGTGCAAGCAGAGTACTTGAAGAACAAAAGCATGATCAGAAGCATATATTTAAAAATGGTTGGGGAGTTACCTAATGTTTCATGGAAAAGAATCATGTGTGGCAATGAAGCAAGACCAAAAGCAGTGTTTATAACGTGGCTACAACAACAAGATAGGCTGCTAACTGCTGCAAGACTAGAAAGCTGGGGAATTCAAGTTGAAAATAACTATGTCATGTGTAAAGAGATAGCTAAAACCAGGGATTATCTATTTGCCGAATGTGCAGTTAGAAGACAGGTTTGGAAGAAGCTAATGCAGTGGCTGCAAATCACTTGGGTAGATATGAGCACATACAACCAGATGCAACAATGGATTGAGCAGAACACAAAAGGGAAAAATATGAAGGCAAAGTTAGTGAAGCTAGTATTTACAGAATATGTTTATGCATTCTGGATAGAAAGGAGCAACATGTTGTTTTCTCATAAGGATAATACATGTGAAATAATGGCTAGAGAGATTGCATATACTTGTCATGTTTGA
- the LOC138870817 gene encoding uncharacterized protein translates to MECVTTVNYYIVINGESTLPFDAARGLPQRDPISPFLFAIIMEYLSRSLITLKEEKQFKYHPRCSKLNITHLCFANDLLMFAKGEKNQWGSYMKSLVYLQMLQGYRLINLRVLSIMVGFQKKASRKSNKQLDIGTVNYHSGI, encoded by the coding sequence ATGGAGTGTGTCACTACTGTTAACTACTACATAGTTATAAATGGAGAGTCAACCCTACCCTTTGATGCTGCCAGAGGACTTCCTCAACGAGATCCAATATCTCCCTTCCTATTTGCTATTATTATGGAGTATTTGAGCAGAAGTCTCATCACCTTAAAGGAAGAAAAGCAGTTTAAGTATCATCCACGTTGTTCTAAGCTAAACATCACACATCTGTGCTTTGCAAATGATCTTCTCATGTTTGCTAAAGGTGAAAAAAATCAATGGGGCTCCTACATGAAAAGTTTGGTATATTTACAAATGCTTCAGGGTTACAGGCTAATCAATTTAAGAGTGCTATCTATTATGGTGGGGTTTCAGAAGAAAGCAAGTAGGAAATCCAACAAACAATTGGATATAGGCACGGTGAATTACCATTCAGGTATCTAG